The Jiangella sp. DSM 45060 genome contains the following window.
TGCCGGTAGACGGTCTCCGCGGCGCACAGGGCGTCGCGCTCGGCGCGGGGCAGGTCGAGCACCCATTGCTTGATCCGGGACCACTTGAGCACCGCGATGGTTTCGCCGGTGGGTCGCTGCTCCAGCTCGATGCCCAACCTGGTGGTCTGGTACCAGGGGCCGTCCTTCCACAGCGAGGATCCGCCGCGGAAGCTCTGGATGAAGCGCGAGATGGCGCCGTCGGGGTCGGTCACCAGGGCGCCGCCGGGCCAGCCCTTGAAGTAGTGCCGGATGATCTTCAGTTCGACCGGAGCCAGGTCGCTATCCATGGGTTGGGTCTCCTCCGTGCTCATGGGTGGTTGTGCGTCTGTTAGGTGGGTGGCCCCTGCCGCGCACATCACCCGGCGGCAGAGCGAGCGGGTGCGGCGTGCCGGCGCGCCACGACCTCGACGTAGCCGCAGTTCCCACACACGTAGATCACGCGGTCGGGCAGTTGCCGGCCGCGGTCACCGGTGAGCTCCTCCTGCGGGGTCGGTCGCTGACAGGTGACGCAGTCGCGTTCCACCATCGGGGGCCTCCTACGGGCTCAGTTGCTCCATACCTGTAGGGGTGGCCCCTGCCGCGCACATTCGGCGCGGGCAGCGACTTCGCCGACGACGGGGCCTGTCCGGTCACCTTGTGGTGAGGTAGGAACTGGGTCGCTGATGCAACACGTCGTCAACCGCGGGAGTGAGCATGGAGCTTCAGCCGGAGCTGATGCAGGAGATCGGCGCGCGGCTGATCGATGACGCGCCAGACGGCTGGGCACGGATCGAGGTCAAGGTCACCGCCGCCGGCGAACGTGCCGACATCTCGATGGTGGTGACGATGCCTGACGGCACGGTGGTACCGGTACGCATGGCGGTGCCGCAGACGGCCGCGGCGATCATGCGCCTGCGCACCGAGGTGTACCAGGAGGACATCGGGACCTGGTACAACGCCGTCATCGTCATCGACGAGGACCAGCGCATGCAGATCCAGTACGACTACGACAACCCGCCGTTCGGGCCCTACGACGTGACCGCCGCCAACATTGCCGATCAGATCGCTGAGCTGTTCGACGACCTCCTCGAGGACCACAGGGCGCTCCCGCGGCTGCCGTGGAACCTGCCGGACTGGCACCCGGCCAGCATCACCGATCCCGCCAGACTCGGTGGCGCCGTCGAGGGCGTCATGGTGGCCGCGGCGCCGGCCGGCTGGACCCGTCTGCACGTCAGGTACGAGGCGGCAGCAGATGTCATCGTCACCACGTTCTCCATCACCATGTCCGACGGCACGGTGCTGCAGCGCCTGTCGCTGCCCGGTCTGGGCGACGACGTGATCGCAGCGTCCAGGCGGGCGTACCACCAGCGTGAGAACCGGCTCTGGTACCGCGCGTCGTTCGACCTCGAGAACGGCGCAGACCTCCGCGTCGACTACGAGCAACGCGAACCCTTCGGCGGCGTCTACGACCCCGACGGCTGGGGCGACGGCGGCGCAGACCCGGAGCTGCTCCGCCGGGACCACGAGATGTTCCCCGTGCCGCTCGACCAACTGCCGTACTGGCACCCGGCCAAGTCGCGCGACTTCGCCCTCGACCGGGATCTGCTCGACCAACTCCGCGGGGCCCTGCTGGCCGCCTCACCAGGTCCGTGGTACCGACTCATCCTGGACGTCCGGGCCGTCGCCGACGTCATCAAGACCCGCCTCGTGACCAAGATCGACCGGTGGGACTACGACATCTCCGCCGAACTCGACGAGCACGGAATCCAACTGATGCAGGCAATCCGTGCCAGCGCATACCGGACCCGCCCGGCCAAAGGCGCCTGGTACGCCGCGCAGTTCGCCCTCGCCAACCCACGCATGATCGCCGCGACACTCGACTACGACGCCCCTCCATCCTGGGACTTCCCGGACCTCCCACAGGAGGACTCCCCCGCCACCAGCGAGGACGTAGCTCCCACACCCGACGTCGACGCCGACCTTGTGCGACGCGACCATGAGATGTATCCGCGCGATCCCAACCACTTGCCCGAGTAGCATCCCGCGCGCAAGGCACCGCCTCGATGACCAGGCGATATGGCGAGACCCTACCTTGACGGACATTTCGCCTGCCGACACGGCTGCTTCATGCTGATTCGCCGAGCGGGCGAATCAATGCCCACGCAGGCGGCGCCCGTCATCCCCCATCGACGTCGCCGGCCTCCGCCATGTCGGAGTTCTGTCCGGGGTCCGCGCTATCGCCAGCCCGCTAGGTGTCCGCGGCGTCGTCACCTGGTGCCGGCCGGCGTTCGGTCACGAAGCTGCCCTTGGCCGGCCACGTTCTGATGAGCCCGCGCTCCCGCAGGACGTCGAGTGCGCGGCGCACGGTGCCGAGAGCGACACCGTAGGTCTCAGCCATCTCCGAGGCGCTCGCGAGCCGGCTGCCGACGGGGATCTTGCCGGTGTCGATCTGTTGCTCTACGTGGTCGGCGAGCCGGATGTAGACGTAGCCGGGAAGGTCCGGGCTCGGATCGAAGTCGACGGGCACGGATCGAAATCTAGAGCGGCGCTGAGCTGCGGGTTTCGGTGGGACGGGGCATGCCGGGTCATACCGAGGCATGCCGAGTCATGGCGAGGCCTATAGCTTTTGTCCGCACCCTGTGCGACCT
Protein-coding sequences here:
- a CDS encoding winged helix-turn-helix domain-containing protein; the protein is MPVDFDPSPDLPGYVYIRLADHVEQQIDTGKIPVGSRLASASEMAETYGVALGTVRRALDVLRERGLIRTWPAKGSFVTERRPAPGDDAADT